The Lactuca sativa cultivar Salinas mitochondrion, complete genome genomic interval ATTATACTGCAATATGGTGAGCATAGCCATGTCTGATGAAAGAGCCACCTGCTGACCTGGTGTTGACGAACAAGTTCCGGAAGCATGCGAACAAGACTTGGGATCGCGGCTCGTACCAGTAAAGCCACAGAAATCAAAGAAGGCGCACGAAGGAAGGCAGTAGCACTAGCTTGATAATTTGTTCCGAGGAATGCAAAATAGCTGGACCTCTTATTGAAGGGGGCTCTAACATCATTCTGTTATTTCACCCCAGATTAATGATTAATGAGTAGCACAGAAGGCCACTCGCGCCACAGAAGTGGTATATAAGTGGTTATCCTTAGCAGAGTGGTGGTACGACACTACTTATCATACCACAATGAAAATGACCCCATTTTAATTGAAGCCCTCTATCGCTATGCTCCAACACTTATACCTATGCCCCAGCCTGAAGGTTCCAATGTTGCCTCGGCAGAGAGTCATCTCAGGGAGCAGTCGACTGTCATACAGATTTCGAAGGACAGTCAAGGGCACAAGTTAGAATGAAGCAATATGAGGATCAACATAGAAGTGAGAGGGAATTTTCAGTTGGAGACTGGGTTTTCTTGCGATTCCAGCCCTATACTATAGGCTTTTCCATAGCTGCTAGACAAAAAGACCCAGCAAGCATCAGCTCTTCCTGAGAAGGATTCAATCCAGCCCCTGCGACTTCGTCTTCCGCTCATAAGTAAGCTCTTCTCCACGGCATATTTTGACTCTGATCTTCGCTTCCTTCATTCGGTTTCTGGTTCTTGGCTGAACCAGTAGGTTGGAAACCTTCAAAGCAATATGCTGCTTTTACGCTCAAATACAAATGAAATTCGTGCTCAGTTCAAGTCAGCAGGATCTATCTCTTATGCAAGGTTTATTGATGAAGGTTACCTATTATTTATTGTAAATCTATATTTTTTATATAAAGTAAAAAAGGGCGCTCTCGTGCAATGCAATCTAAACAAGACAAACTTACAGAATCAAAGAACCTAACAAATGTAGGCGGAATACACTCATGATCTGCTTCACAAATGGGAGATTGGGTCGAAATCTATTTGTGAGATTAGGGATCGGCATATATTATCATAAGCATAAACATAAGTGAGGAGACCTGATTCAAATTAAAAAAGAACCTCTAGGAAGGTACCCTCGGCCGCCTATGACGGAGGACTTTTTTCCTCTTCTCTTAAGAATTTATCTGATAGGAACAGGCTAAACAAAAAGAAAAGGGGCTGTTTTTCGTCGGAATAGGGGCCTGTTGACACAATCCCATTTCTTTCTCCCTATTTTTCCCATGTATTTCTTGGAAAAACCAAGGCAATTGAATTGAATTAGCAAGTCTCCAGACTGATTTACTGGAGCAGGAGAAGTCACATCACTGAATCAATCATGCCTCAACTAGATCAATTCACTTATTTCACACAATTCTTCTGGTCATGCCTTTTCCTCTTTACTTTCTATATTGCCATATGCAATGATGGAGATGGACTACTTGGGATCAGCAGAATTCTAAAACTACGTAACCAACTGCTTTCACACCGTACGAACAACATCCGGAGCAAGGAGCCCAACAGTTTGGAAGATATCTTGAGAAAAGGTTTTAGCACCGGTCTATCCTATATGTACTCCAGTTTATTCGAAGTCTCCCAATGGTGTAAGGCCGTCGACTTATTGGGAAAAAGGAGGAAGATCACTTTGATCTCTTGTTTCGGAGAAATCAGTGGCTCACGAGGAATGGAAAGGAACATCTTCTATTTGATCTCGAAGTCCTCATATAGCACTTCTTCCAATCCTGGATGGGGGATCACTTGTAGGAATGACATAATGCTAATCCATGTTCCACACGGCCAAGGAAGCATCGGTTTTTAATCTCATTATGACTTGGTCGTTCAGAAGAGATTCTTTCTCGATCAGAATAGTGGAATGGAAGGCACTACAAGAAAGATATACTCCTTTTCAAATCGCCCCGCGAAGACAGACGTTCAGAAAGGTTCTCGAGATTCTCAATCGCTCTTTTTTTAGTGGGGAGGAATAGTACGGGAAGGGAGCGAGACCAAGCCGAGCCTCTAGTAGAGTAAGCCCTTCCCACGTGTAAAAATGAATTGCAGCCTCAACCATAGAGATCAACCTGCGCCTTTGATGTTAGGCCCCGGCGGAAAGTTTTCCGAAACCGAACTGAATGGAATTGTTACTTTCAAAAAATGCTTTCTGAAAAGAAAGAAGATCCATTTTCCCACGTAGTTCGTCGGTCAAACCAACAATTCTCTTCTCAAAGTAATAGGGAGATCCTTTTCTAGTTAGACTTCTTGCAATGAAAGAACCATCCCTTCCTATTTGTTTGTCCTGTCAGATAGAAAGAGAGACCCCAAAGAGCCTTCTTTACCACTTTAGGGGGCGGGGGTGAAGGGGGGGTTTACATGCAACCGAGGCAAAGTTGTTTATGATTGAATCTCAGAGGCACTCTTATCATTTGGTAGATCCAAGTCCATGGCCTATTTCGGGTTCACTCGGAGCTTTGGCAACCACCGTAGGAGGTGTGATGTACATGCACTCATTTCAAGGGGGTGCAACACTTCTCAGTTTGGGCCTAATCTTTATCCTATATACCATGTTCGTATGGTGGCGCGATGTTCTACGTGAATCCACGTTGGAAGGACATCATACCAAAGTCGTACAATTAGGACCTCGATATGGGTTTATTCTGTTTATCGTTTCGGAGGTTATGTTCCTTTTTGCTCTTTTTCGGGCTTCTTCTCATTCTTCTTTGGCACCTACGGTAGAGATCGGAGGTATTTGGCCCCCAAAAGGGATTGCGGTTTTAGATCCTCGGGAAATCCCTTTTCTTAATACTCTTATTCCCCTTTCATCCGGAGCTGCCGTAACTTGGGCTCATCATGCTATACTCGCGGGGAAGGAAAAACGAGCAGTTTACGCTTTAGTAGCTACCGTTTCACTGGCTCTAGTATTCACCGCCTTTCAAGGAATGGAATATTATCAAGCGCCCCCCACAATTTCGGATAGTATTTATGGTTCTACCTTTTTCTTAGCAACTGGCTTTCATGGTTTTCATGTGATTATAGGTACTCTTTTCTCGATCATATGTGGTATTCGCCAATATCTTGGTCATCTGACCAAGGAGCATCACGTTGGCTTTGAAGCAGCTGCATGGTACTGGCATTTTGTAGACGTGGTTCGGTTATTCCCATTTGTCTCTATCTATTGGTGGGGAGGTATATGAAGGAACGAATCAGTGGATTGAAGAATTCAAGCTCGAAGACAAAGAGAAGCGGGCTTTTCCAAAGAATTACTGCAGCTTTCCCACTCCCTTTGATTATCATATAAAAAAAAGTATCTTCCACTTTCCTACCAAATCTCTCTTTATTCTGGCACATAAATGAAGGGATCGAAGAGATTATGGCAGATCATGTTCACCAAGAAATGACCCGAAATTAGATAGATCTTGGTCTATTTTAGATTGTTCCTTTTAATCGTAATCAAAGATGTTTTCTTGTCTCTCGTTTCTTTTCTGAACAAATAGAAGAACCTAATGGATCGAACTCATCCTTGGCTGCTACGAAAGCAAATAGGCCTTGCGTTGCGGAAGGAACGTTCTGCTCTGAGTTGAAGGCAAGAGCTCCTTCCCTCCCTTCCTTATCGACATTAGCTGTATCCCATATCTCCCCATATCGTATTTAACTAGACCCCATCCCTCGCTTTGACTGTTCACCATATGTGTATCGTACCGACCCCATATCATACGTACAAGAATTGATTCCTTCTCCCCATATCACTCATTCACATGCCATCTCATTGTTCACCCGGAAAATCTTCTTGTTTAAGACAGATCGCTTCCCTCAGTCAGCGGGAGGCCTAGTCGATGTAGGCCCTCAAACCAAACGGCGGGCAGACCAGTCGAAGGAGTAGTTCACTTACCTGTTTGTACATATACTATACTCATACCCATATTACGATACAGATGTGTTCACCCTATCTTGCTTTCACGGCTTTGACCGGGAACCAAACCAAAGAGCCAATACACCAACAACCAAGGAACGGGAGTGGGTGGTCCCTAGGAACGGCAGAAAGGAAGTACTGGTTCAACCAGATACGAGTGACGGAACCGGTGTTGATCAAAGACATGCGCCGAGTGCCAGGAATGACTATAAGCCGATAGAGTCGTTTTAACATGCCATGAACCGAGATACAATTTTACTAGTGCCAGGTACAAGAAAGAGTGGAGTTGATTTACAGATACTAGTACCTGAATGACAAGTGACGAAAGCAAGAAAGAGTTACTAAAACCATTACGAATGACAAGTACACACAAGAATGACTCGATCGAGTCCCGAGAGACAGATAGAGCTTAACTAAAACGTCCGCCCGGTCATCCTTCCGCATCATCATCCGGCGATGAGAGGGATGATACGAGGATACCCTGATCGATTGAGGGAGACTGGTACAGGCAACAATTCGGGTGGCTTCGGAATACCTCCGTAAGCGGGATGAAGAACACTGTTTTAGATACAGTGATGTGAATCAAAATACCGACTTCCGTACTAGCCTGACCACCTGTTTTGAGAACAAGTAAGCTCCAATGCATGCTTCCTTAGTCAAACTATCATGAGTTATAAGGATCATACGGTTTAAGTATGACCTTGACGAAAATCTTCCAATGTCGATCCTAATGCTACAGTTGCTATCGGTTGCTAGCCTCAAAAAAATCTTTGTACCCTCATGGATACGGTCCTGAGGCTTCTGAATGATAGAATTAGAGGGTCCCTTTCGGACGTGCAGATTGAGGTTGGTAGGATATAGGCGTTAGGCTCTTTCGATGGCACTGAAAGGCCTGTTATCGTACTCTTTCGTATATAGTTGTCAAAGACACTGGAGAGAACTAGTCTCTCGGGCTAGGGGCTCTCTATCTATATACAAAAAACTGGATTTATAGCGAGCTTGTACTATTAGAACAAGGGCATAGTTTTAGGGACACTCACGTCTTTTTTTACAAGTCAAACTTCTCTCTATATTCAAGGGACTCACGATTGTGCAACGAAGTCTCCTATTCGGCGATATTCACATTGATTCTGGAATAACCTATCATATGCGGCCTCTGCTGCTGTTCACAAGTACAAGATGAGGATCAGCAACAGGTATTACCAGAGTATCATAGCTTATTTGACAGAGACGACGTTTCACCTTTTCCGCGGTGTGAACCTTGCGGGAAGTGTTGTATACTTTAAGAAGAGAGATCTATTCTACTTCTTTATTCTATCAAACCTGAAAACGAGGCCTCCGGTAAACAAGCTATAAAAGATGAATATCGCTCTCTCTAGCTAACCTGGAAAAAGTCTACCTTTGCGGAGCTGGAGCCGAAGCTCCTTCCTTTCTTCCTCCCTTGTTCTATTACCCCAAGGCCTCCTCGGTCTTCTTGGACTTGGTTTCTGTCTGATTTAACCCGCACTGCTAATGTAGGCTTTTTGGGGGTAATGGCATCGGCACACTATTCGTCTAAATAAGTTATCTTTCGTCTTCCAATAGTTCTGACCCGAAAAGTGAGCCCCGAAAACTGTCAACCTATGACCAACTCAAAATTAGAGTAGCTGATAGAGTAGAAGGTGGGATTCTATATTCTATAGCCTATGCGCCTGCTTCTGATGAGATAGAAGTAGGCTCCCGGTGCGTCTTCCTTCGGTCGGCTTGTCATCGAAGGATGTTAGCCAAATCAGAAGAACTATAGGCTCGAAGGCTCGGGTTGGTCAAGCGAACTGATTCATTTAATTCTTCGCCTAGTCTTAGCACCCGCACAGTAGAGGGGAATAAGCATTCCCTTTCCGACAAAACTAAGCGTCTTGCCGCTGGGTAAAGGCAATAGGAGGAGGTTTGGAACCCCAAAACAAGTCTAGGCTTAAGAACGGTGATGCTAGTTCAGTTGTTGAAAAAAATGTCCCGATGAACCTTGGGAGCATCCCGGGCAAGATCTATGGCTTCAGCTGCGGCTAAGCGAACTACCTATTATATATATTCTATAGAAGTGAATATGAGAGAAAAAGCTCTTCTTTCACATAGTGGGAGGCTGGCCTTCTCTCTTCCCAATTCTCCCAATGAGACCTCTTTCACTCACTTAGTGGACGACCCAGAGGACTTTAATAAAGCCCCCTTTTGCCTCATCACGATCTCCCGGTGAAGTAGCGGCTCCCTCCTATTACTATTTCTGGGGTGGAGTCGAAGCTATGGCACCAGAAAGTCAAAGAGATTCCGTCCCGAACCACTCGTGTAGTCTTCTTCCTGCCTCCCAGTTAGGCCCTATCTCGCTTTCCAAGTCTCATTTGGATGAGGCGCCGGCGCTACTAAATGCAACTCTCATTTCAACATTCTTCTCTATTGGCCCTTCCTTCTCTATCTGCCTAGAGAACCTCTCTTTCCCTACAAGGCACTAGAAGGTCGACCCCACTTTCCACACTATGTTGACTTTACTCCTGAGCCCAGTCATTCCCCGCCACTCTTTCACACAGCATTGAGGGCTTTTTCATAAGAAGCAGCACTCTATTGTCCACTTCGATAGCTTTCAAGAGTCTCTTTCATACATCGTTCCGGGGTCTCCCCTCTTTCTGGCGGGCCTTCTTTCTTCTGCTTCCTTGTGCTTCTGAGATCGCTAGCAATTTTCCATTGACTGATTCACCAAGCATTGGAGCAAGCGAGGAAGACCGCTTTTTCCATCATCCAAGTCCATCTCCGGCCCCCTTCTTCCTAAAGCCCCGCTCCAGCCTGCTCCTTTATCTGTCTTCTAGTCGGCTCCCCATTCATCTTCTGTCTCCCACGGATAGGTGCCTTTCGGGAACGTCTCTCTCCGCTACTCCCTTTTTGAATGAATAAGGGGTAGGGCCTTCTTCACTTAGTCATCTCTGCCTACGACTTTTTTTCTTTCTTGACCCTGCTCGCCTAGCTGGCCCTATCTTGCACGTTCCACTAACCGCTATCACAATAGGAGAATTCTTACTCTCACTTGACAAAGAGTCAGATCGTCTATATAGACCTCAAGCTAAAAAAGACAAGAAAGCAATACGCGCCTAGTAAGGCTCGGAAAAGAGAAAGTCCGAAATCATTGTGTTCTCAAGGCCGAAGGCCAAGTCAAAGACAGAGACCGTGCCCCTCGGGCACCTCTGAAGAGGGTGCCGCCCTTCCACTAAGCCTTCCTACATATATTCAAATCAGTACAAAGGCAAGTATATATTCTATTTTGAGGGAAAAATAGAAGGAAAAGATGGACTATGCCACATGGCCGCTACAAATAAAGGAAAAGTCTTATGCGAGTGATACCAATCGGACACACTTGGAAAAAAGGAATCATCAGCTACTAATACAGCTGAATCAAAGGAAAAGAAGTGAAAAAGCGGAAAGAAGTCAATGTGAGAAAGCAAAAAAGGTAACGAGGCGACCGGAGGAGGGAGAAAGGATAAAAGGGGTGGCAAGCAACTCGAAGGGATGCTGCGCCACCTAGGTACGCGTCTGGATCTGCCTCGGGCTTTGTCTTTGTTTCTATAGGATCTGCTACTCCAACCGTATCTACTTGTGGTGTACCTGGGTTGGTTTGGCCTCTTCCATAATCCTTGCCGCTGATGGTTATGGGTAAATCACAGTAAAGCAGAAAGGAAAGCCTCCCGGAGAACGTTTTCGTCGCCGAGAGAGAAGTCTCTAAAGCCGCTATGGTCTGGGCTCTCACTCACGTCGTCCGCCCCCATTACGCTGCTCGCCCTATTAGCCGGCGGAAACCATGAGAATTCATTCATTTCAGCCAGTCCCGGGTTATATATTGTACGGCGAAACTCGCTAATAGATATCTGTTTTCTCAGGAACCAGACCTGCATGCACGAAGAAGAACATATCTCTCTGGTCATATTCTTGTGGAACTTCTGTCGTCCCGTTCATTGTGGTTCCTCGGCCCTGCTAGCCATTTGCTTGCTCGAATTGTACACATTCAAAGAGGGGGCAAGCTAAACAAGCAAGCAAGCCATCCAAGTTTATTTTATAGAGTCGGAGAAAGAACTTGGGGTTCCCCTGTGACTAACTTAGCGCACTTCCGGTGGTAGCCATTGGGCTATAAAGAGCCACTCACTTATTTATTTATAGTTCGGTGTGAGATCAGCTAAATTAAGCTACGCTCATCATTTATGATCCACGGCTCACTCAATTAGAGCACTAACTACTTCAAAGGAATTCGCTCCAAAGAGGCTTTGAATCGCTCCGCTGGTGCGATCTGGTCGATAGGTTGTCCAGTCATCTCGGTGAGGAATTTCGCTATGCCCCCCGCTGACCTTTCACTGTGAGTACTGCTGCAGTAAAGCCAACGGGAAGATCAGTCCCAGGGCTCAATCTAGGCTGCCAGCCAAGATGAAGATGGATTGAAGGGGTTGTCAGGGAGCTTCATAGGGAATTGTAGGATCCATAGCTGGAAAGACTGCAGGAAAAAAGGGGAACATAGTCGCTAGGAAATCAGATTCCATAGTCAAGGCTGAGACAGACCCTATGTTTACTTCGCGATAGTCTTAGCTCGACATTGTCAAGCCATACTATCTACCAAAATTTATTTTTTTCTGACATTATATCCTATATATCGGAGATATAAGGTTTGAACTTCCACTTATGGTAATCGAACTTGGTAATCAAACTCTTTCCCGGCAAGAAGATAAAAGATTTCCTTCGGGCAAGTTCCACTATAGTTGGGAAAGGAACGGACCACAAGCTTCGCGCTCTGCCTTTCTTGTATTTGGACTCTTTCGCGCTATATGCTGCTCTCTCTGCGCGCTTAGCTTTCTTTGCTCTTTGCTATCGTGCTATTGCCGGCTTCCTTCTCTTTAAGACTAAGACCAAGGGCTCTTACAGAGTGAACACGTCTTATTTCATTTTTAGAAAGATGATCTTTTTCATTCCCCAAGGGGAAAAGGTCTCTTCTTCTGCTTCAGTTGATCCTGAAGCAGATCTTTTTTCGACTTCCTTCCTGTCTGGGATTTGAAAAAGCAAAGTCCTTACTTTGACTTACCCGAATCAAGTCAAGGCGATGAAGCAGGCTCAAGGCCCATTTTCTTATAAGAGTTCTCTCTCTCCCCGGGAATCATAGCCTAGTATCGTACCGGGAATCCACTTCTGACCTGACCTTCTGACGAGAATCCTTCTAACTTCACTCTTTTTTTCAAGTAAAGAATGTGTAAACCGAGGCCATTGAATCTGCTGCAGATGTCATCATAGAAGAAGAAGCTGTTCTTCTTTTTTCTGCATCAGCTACTAATCACACGTTTGGAATCGATCTAGCTGCTTAGCTTATCTTATGTGGTTTGGGCATACGGATTCGACTAGCATTCACGTGGGTAGCATTTGAATGCGGAATCACCCGAAAGCACGGGATTCGACTTGACTTTCTTTCCGATGGTCCTATCTTATTAGAAATAAGTAAATAGTGGATCTTCGACTAGCATTTCGTGGAAATCATAGTTGGTAGTGGCTTTTTTGCTTTGACCAGGCCAAAGGCGAAAAAGAGAGAAAAAAGGCAATTCCTTCTCTTCTGTTGTCACAAGAAGGGACTAGGTTCCTAGCCAAGCCAGGGAATCTACGACCGATTGTCAAAAAATATCCCACTACGGGGTAATAAGCAAGGAAGGAGTGCCACTTTCAAAAATTCTTTTTTAGTTAAATCACCCGCCGAAGCGAATCCTTCGAAATAGCCAAGCCAGTAAGTAGAAGGGCAAGGTGACCACAGGGAAAGGCATTACCAGAAGGAAAGTAGTCCAACTCAATGTCTTACGCATCAGTGGCATTTGAGTGAAAGCAGTAAGTCAGTGGCCAAGAATCATCGATTTTTGAGTTACCAGCTCAAGGCAGCTCATGGGAATTTCTTTAAGTAAGAACGATCCCCAGTGTCATCCTCTTCGTCTTCTCTTTAGGAAAGCAAGTCCCATCGAGTGGAGTCAAGGCATGCCTTAAGGTAGCGACTGACTTTCAGGTGAGATGGTTCAATAGTAGATTAGATAAAGGCTCTTGCTACTTCCCACGAGGGGAGGAAAGTCAATAGCGTAGATAAGGAAGTGGCTATTCTTGTTTGTTCATGACTCCGCTGCGCTCCTCTTTCATGGAATAAGCGCCTTTTCTCTTACAGACAAAAGAAATGGATTTTTTCCGGCTAGCTCGAAGGGAAGGAAAGAGCGCTATAAGAGAAAGAGTGCCTCGAGAATAGGCTTTTGGTATTTTTACTGAAAGCAGAGGAAGCATTCGATGCATCATATAAAAAAAAAGTGCAGCTGCCAGAGCCCCGTATTTACCAGCGGGGGTCCCGAGATATTCTATGATCAAAGGCTTTGTGGTTGTCACGAACTGGATTCGAACCAGCACCTCTGGGAGCAAAAGACAGGCCCAGCGAACTACCATTCATTCGGATCGCGACTTGGTTACCCGGTTCCCCTATTGTGAGGGTACATCCGGGGCCAGCTGCATGGACCTACTTACCATGCTAGTTGACCAGCGGCAGCGCTTTCCCTTTTATTGATACTACCAAGACGATTTGGATACTTGACTTCTAGATGCAATATCTTCACTGTTCTGAAAACAGAACTTTCTTGTTCATTCTAGCTGTCAGCCAGCTTCATCATTACCATACAAGCCTGTGGTGGACTACACCATACCTTTCTACAATTTCTAAGTAGTATCCCACCTTTGGGCTATCCTCTGTAATGCACTTCTTCTTCTGGGGATAAGACCTTACAACTAGATTGGAGATGATCCCTTCTCTCCAGTGAGTGCAGTGAAGGACTCTCGCCTAGTTCTGAAACTCTTCCCGCAGCCTTGCCCTTATTGCCCTGCCTACCTCGGCAGGCATACCCCGGAACCAATTCATCTCATCGGCCCGCTTTGCTAATCCGTGGACCAAGGGATGTAGGCCTAGGAAAACTTGAAAGAAAGAAGCAATACCGACGGTACCAAAAGAGCTAAGAGCTCAAAGGACAACTCTTTACTCACCTGTTCTACGTATACCGTTCACCAACACTCACGGACACTCCCCCCGGGCTGGGAAACTTCCAACCTTCTATACTGATACCTTTCTTGCATACCACTTATGGGATTGCTTGAGAACCTGCTCCATGATCCGCGTCATTCTTTTCGACCTGAATAAAGTAATGAACTAAAAGTCAAAGACAAGTTAACTCTAGGGGCTTATGGGATAGGTTAGCTCACCTTATGAATAGGTTAGCTCGACTTATCATCCGAGAAGAGTGAAGAGAGGAACCTTCGGAGCTCCTCTTCTATCGTATCGATTGAGCGGTTCATATCTTCTATCATCTCCGTAGAGGGTTCAGTCTCCACTATTTTAAGTCCGTATTTATTTCTACCCCTGAGCTCGAAAACCTGGTGGAGGACTCATATAAACCTCTTCGTGGAGGTCTCCATGAAGAAAGGCCTTTTTGACATCGAGCTGATGCAGTGACCAAGATCTGTTAGCTGCAACTGACAGACTGACTCGTATGGAATCAGTTTCATTTGGCTCTAGACTACGATTCGATAGAGAATGATTTGGCACATCTTCGATTTCCTGGTATGAAAGTAAAGTCGTTAGGCTTGGTTTTCTTTGAGTTCAAGATATTCGGCATAAGCCGTCTTTGCTTTTTCTCTTATCGATGTGATCCTTGTCTTTAGCTTGGGACTTAGCTTGGCACCAGGGCGGCTTGCTTACCTACCTGATGACTTTCTTAGCCGCCTAACCGCTTCCTGTATCTCTTCCTTTCCTGCATCCTCTTACTTCACCGAATAGTAACCACCAGAAGATGGAGTCTTTAACTACCTCTATGAACTGCCTACTCCTACAGCTTGCCTTTTTAAAGCAACTGCTTGGCCGGCTTCTCGTCTTCCGTCTTATCCTTCCTCATTCCCTTCCCCACTTCCCTTAGCCGAACTCCCAGCTCTTTTCCCGTTGTTCTAGCTCTTTCCGCTGACCTTCCAAGGTAGGTAGCAGCTTTGTAAGGTAGTTTTCCATATCCGTTAACAGCTCTAAGCCTAACCGCTTATTCCGACTTTCTTTCCTTTTGCCGGCTAGTCTACTCCTTTACCCGCTTGCCCTTTTTCTGTGTTTGCGTGGCATCTGTTCTCTTAGTAAGAGGCTGCGCTCCGGACCGTTACACTAAGCTCTTCACCTGCTCGTTCCCCAAAGGCA includes:
- the atp8 gene encoding ATPase subunit 8; the protein is MPQLDQFTYFTQFFWSCLFLFTFYIAICNDGDGLLGISRILKLRNQLLSHRTNNIRSKEPNSLEDILRKGFSTGLSYMYSSLFEVSQWCKAVDLLGKRRKITLISCFGEISGSRGMERNIFYLISKSSYSTSSNPGWGITCRNDIMLIHVPHGQGSIGF
- the cox3 gene encoding cytochrome c oxidase subunit 3, whose translation is MIESQRHSYHLVDPSPWPISGSLGALATTVGGVMYMHSFQGGATLLSLGLIFILYTMFVWWRDVLRESTLEGHHTKVVQLGPRYGFILFIVSEVMFLFALFRASSHSSLAPTVEIGGIWPPKGIAVLDPREIPFLNTLIPLSSGAAVTWAHHAILAGKEKRAVYALVATVSLALVFTAFQGMEYYQAPPTISDSIYGSTFFLATGFHGFHVIIGTLFSIICGIRQYLGHLTKEHHVGFEAAAWYWHFVDVVRLFPFVSIYWWGGI